The following proteins are co-located in the Aquarana catesbeiana isolate 2022-GZ linkage group LG02, ASM4218655v1, whole genome shotgun sequence genome:
- the LOC141126601 gene encoding olfactory receptor 52A1-like, protein MISRGIQNNKVNGTFYPTSFILVGIPGLEGAYKWVGAVVCSCYVLALLGNTMLLTVISASSGLHKPMFIFLSMLASNDALLSTSIAPQMLSVFWFQKRYIHFESCLLQMFFLHSFTSLESGLLLGMSFDRYIAICQPLRYGSIMTNTIIVKLVIFLLLRAVTLLSPFIILIQRFPAFRTNIVPHSYCEHMAIVKLAAADIRINSALGLAAAFMILGVDLLFILVSYCAIFHAVFSLPSKDARLKTFNTCIPHMCIFLSFHGLAFFTFLSHRYGGKRIPPYVHLILADTYLLVPPMLNPIIYGVKTKLIREQVWKALHKCQSPHVK, encoded by the coding sequence ATGATCAGCAGAGGAATCCAGAACAACAAAGTCAATGGCACATTCTATCCCACCTCATTCATCCTGGTTGGGATTCCCGGACTAGAAGGAGCTTATAAGTGGGTAGGTGCCGTTGTTTGCTCATGTTATGTCCTGGCATTGCTTGGAAACACGATGCTCCTGACTGTCATCTCAGCTTCTTCTGGCCTCCACAAGCCTATGTTCATTTTCCTTTCTATGTTAGCCTCCAATGATGCTCTTCTGTCCACAAGCATTGCCCCACAAATGCTGTCAGTCTTCTGGTTTCAGAAGAGATACATACATTTTGAGTCATGTCTCCTCCAGATGTTCTTCCTCCATTCTTTCACTAGCTTGGAGTCAGGACTTTTGCTTGGTATGTCCTTTGACCGTTATATCGCCATCTGTCAGCCACTCAGGTATGGGTCCATAATGACCAATACCATCATCGTTAAACTGGTCATCTTCCTACTGCTCAGAGCAGTCACTTTGCTTTCTCCTTTCATAATTTTGATACAGAGATTTCCAGCATTTAGAACCAACATTGTGCCCCATTCATACTGTGAGCACATGGCGATTGTGAAACTTGCTGCTGCCGACATCAGAATAAACAGCGCTTTGGGGTTGGCTGCGGCATTCATGATCCTAGGAGTAGACCTGCTGTTTATCCTGGTATCCTACTGTGCCATCTTCCACGCCGTCTTCAGCCTTCCATCCAAAGATGCCCGACTGAAGACCTTTAACACCTGTATACCTCATATGTGCATTTTTCTAAGTTTTCATGGTCTGGCCTTCTTCACTTTCCTGTCCCACCGATATGGTGGTAAAAGGATTCCACCTTATGTTCACTTAATTCTAGCAGATACGTACCTTCTAGTCCCACCCATGCTAAATCCAATTATTTATGGAGTGAAGACAAAACTGATTCGAGAGCAAGTTTGGAAAGCTTTGCATAAATGTCAAAGCCCTCATGTAAAGTGA